The Streptomyces sp. NBC_00510 genomic interval GACCGACTTCGCGGGCTGGGACATGCCGCTGCGGTACGCCAGCGAGCGCGACGAGCACACCGCCGTGCGGACCCGGGCCGGTCTCTTCGACCTGTCCCACATGGGCGAGATCACGGTCACCGGTCCGGCCGCGGGCGAGGCCCTGGACCACGCGCTGGTCGGCCACATCTCGGCGCTGGCCGTGGGCCGTGCCCGCTACACGATGATCTGTGCGCCGGACGGCGGCATCCTCGACGACCTGATCGTCTACCGCCTCGGCGACCAGGAGTACATGGTCGTCGCCAACGCCTCCAACGCCCAGGTCGTCCTGGATGCGGTCACCGAGCGCGCGGCGGGCTTCGACGCCGCCGTCCGCGACGACCGGGACGCGTACGCGCTGATCGCCGTCCAGGGTCCGGAGTCCCCCGGCATCCTGAAGTCGGTCACCGACGCCGACCTGGACGGGCTGAAGTACTACGCGGGCCTGCCCGGCACCGTCGCCGGCGTCTCCGCGCTGATCGCACGCACGGGCTACACCGGCGAGGACGGTTTCGAGCTGTTCGTCGCCCCGGCCGACGCGGAGAAGCTGTGGCAGGCGCTGACCGAGGCGGGCGCGGACGCCGGCCTGGTGCCGTGCGGCCTGTCCTGCCGCGACACGCTGCGCCTGGAGGCGGGCATGCCGCTGTACGGGCACGAGCTGACCACCGCGCTCACCCCCTTCGACGCCGGGCTCGGCCGGGTCGTGAAGTTCGACAAGCCGGGTGACTTCGTGGGCCGGCAGGCCCTGACCGCGGCCGCCGCGAAGGCCGAGGCCGCGCCGCCGCGCAAGCTGGTCGGCCTGGTCGCGCAGGGCCGCCGGGTCCCCCGCGCGGGCTATCCGGTGGTGGCGGGCGGCGAGGTGGTCGGCGAGGTCACCTCCGGCGCCCCGTCCCCGACCCTGGGCAAGCCGATCGCCATGGCCTACGTGGACGCCGCGCACGCCGCCCCGGGCGCCTCCGGCGTGGGCGTGGACATCCGCGGTACGCATGAGCCGTACGAGGTGGTCGCCCTGCCGTTCTACAAGCGGCAGCGCTGAGGCACCGGTCACATCCGGCACAGCCGTCCCACCTGTCAAGACAGCCGTTCACCAGCACATACCGTCATCCAGGAGAATTCACGCCATGAGCAACCCTCAGCAGCTGCGGTACAGCAAGGAGCACGAGTGGGTCTCGGCCGCCGACGCGGACGGTGTGTCCTCGGTGGGCATCACCGAGCACGCGGCGAACGCCCTCGGCGATGTCGTCTACGTCCAGCTCCCGGCGGTCGGCGACACGGTCGCCGCGGGCGAGACCTGCGGTGAGCTGGAGTCGACCAAGTCGGTCAGCGACCTGTACGCCCCGGTCTCCGGCGAGGTCACCGAGGTCAACGAGGACGTCGTCAACGACCCCTCGCTGGTGAACTCGGCGGCCTTCGAGGGCGGCTGGCTGTTCAAGGTGAAGATCTCCGAGGAGCCGGCCGACCTGCTCTCCGCGGACGAGTACTCCGCCTTCACCGGCAACTGACCGCTCGGGACCTCCCGACCGCTCCGCCCTGTCCACTCCGACCTCCGGACGGATGACCCCCCTGATGTCGCTTCTCAACAGCTCACTGCACGAGCTCGACCCCGACGTCGCCGCCGCCGTCGACGCCGAACTGCACCGCCAGCAGTCCACCCTTGAGATGATCGCCTCGGAGAACTTCGCTCCGGTCGCGGTGCTCCAGGCCCAGGGCTCGGTGCTGACCAACAAGTACGCCGAGGGGTACCCCGGCCGCCGCTACTACGGCGGCTGCGAGCACGTCGACGTCGTCGAGCAGCTCGCGATCGACCGGATCAAGGCGCTGTTCGGCGCCGAACACGCCAACGTCCAGCCGCACTCGGGCGCGCAGGCCAACGCGGCCGCGATGTTCGCGCTGCTGAACCCCGGCGACACGATCCTGGGTCTGAACCTCGCCCACGGCGGGCACCTGACCCACGGCATGAAGATCAACTTCTCCGGCAAGCTCTACGACGTGGTCGCCTACCACGTGGACGCCGAGACCGGTCAGGTCGACATGGCCGAGGTCGAGCGCCTCGCCAAGGAGTCCCGGCCGAAGCTGATCATCGCCGGCTGGTCGGCGTACCCGCGGCAGCTGGACTTCGCGGCCTTCCGGCGGATCGCCGACGAGGTCGGCGCGTACCTGATGGTCGACATGGCGCACTTCGCCGGCCTGGTGGCGGCGGGGCTGCACCCCTCCCCCGTGCCGTACGCGGACGTCGTCACCACGACCACGCACAAGACGCTGGGCGGCCCGCGCGGCGGCGTCATCCTGTCCAAGGCCGAGCTCGCCAAGAAGATCAACTCCGCGGTCTTCCCCGGCCAGCAGGGCGGCCCACTGGAGCACGTCATCGCGGCGAAGGCGGTCGCCTTCAAGATCGCGGCGACCGAGGAGTTCAAGGACCGCCAGGTCCGCACCCTGGAGGGCGCGAAGATCCTCGCCGAGCGGCTGACGCAGCCCGACGTCACCGGGGCGGGCGTCTCGGTGCTGTCCGGCGGCACCGACGTGCACCTGGTCCTGGTCGACCTGCGCCACAGCGAGCTCGACGGACAGCAGGCCGAGGACCGGCTGCACGAGATCGGCATCACGGTCAACCGCAACGCCGTCCCGGACGACCCGCGTCCGCCGATGGTCACCTCGGGTCTGCGCATCGGCACCCCGGCGCTGGCCACCCGCGGCTTCGGCGCGGAGGACTTCCGCGAGGTCGCCGACGTCATCGCCGAGGCCCTCAAGCCGGGCTTCGACGCGGGGACCGCGAAGGCGCTCGGCGCCCGGGTCACCGCCCTGGCCGAGAAGCACCCGCTGTACCCCGGCCTGAAGTAGCGAGCGTCACCCGGTGTGCGGGGCCGGCCATGAGGGCGGTCCCGCACACTGGAACAAGTGCGGCGCACCCACGCCGCAACACGTACCACCCCGGCGGCGACCCCGCCGGCCGCCCGCGGACAACGGGGTCCGCGAACCCGAGGAGTCATCGCACCGTGGCCATCTCCGTCTTCGACCTCTTCTCGATCGGCATAGGCCCGTCCAGCTCCCACACCGTGGGCCCGATGCGCGCCGCGCGGATGTTCGCCCAGCGGCTGAAGAACGACGACCTGCTGGCGGGCGTGGCCTCCGTGCGCGCCGAACTGTTCGGCTCGCTCGGCGCGACCGGCCACGGCCACGGCACCCCCAAGGCGGTGCTGCTGGGCCTGGAGGGCCACTCCCCCCGCACCGTCGACGTCGAGACCGCCGACGAGCGGGTCGAGCACATCCGCAGCAGCGGCCGCATCAGCCTGCTCGGCGTCCACGAGATCCCGTTCTCCGCCGCGGACGACCTGATCCTGCACCGGCGCCGCTCGCTGCCGTACCACGCCAACGGCATGACGCTCTTCGCGTACGACGAGGCCGGCGCGCCCGTGCTGGAGAAGACCTACTACTCGGTGGGCGGCGGCTTCGTCGTCGACGAGGACGCGGTCGGCGAGGACCGCATCAAGCTCGACGACACCGTGCTGAAGTACCCGTTCCGCACGGGGGACGAGCTGCTCCGGCTCACCCGGGAGACCGGTCTTTCCATCTCCGGCCTGATGCTGGAGAACGAGAAGGCCTGGCGCACCGAGGCCGAGATCCGCGCGGGCCTGCTGGAGATCTGGCAGGTCATGCAGGACTGCGTGAAGGCCGGGATGACCCGCGAGGGCATCCTCCCCGGCGGCCTCAAGGTCCGCCGCCGCGCCTCCGCGACCGCCCGCCAGCTGCGCGCCGAGGGCAACACGGTGGCGCACGCCATGGAGTGGGTCACCCTCTACGCCATGGCCGTCAACGAGGAGAACGCCGCGGGCGGCCGCGTCGTCACCGCCCCCACCAACGGCGCCGCCGGCATCATCCCGGCCGTGCTGCACTACTACGTGAACTTCGTGGCCGGGCAGTCGACGGAGGCGGAGAAGGAGGACGGCGTCGTCCGCTTCCTCCTCGCGGCGGGCGCGATCGGCATGCTCTTCAAGGAGAACGCCTCCATCTCCGGCGCCGAGGTCGGCTGCCAGGGCGAGGTCGGCTCCGCCTGCTCCATGGCCGCGGGCGGCCTCGCCGAGGTCCTCGGCGGCGGCCCGGAGAAGGTCGAGAACGCCGCCGAGATCGGCATGGAGCACAACCTCGGGCTCACCTGCGACCCCGTCGGCGGGCTCGTCCAGATCCCCTGCATCGAGCGCAACGGCATGGCCGCGGTCAAGGCCGTCACCGCCGCGCGCATGGCGATGCGCGGGGACGGGCGGCACCACGTCTCCCTCGACAAGGTCATCAAGACCATGAAGGAGACCGGGGCCGACATGAAGGTCAAGTACAAGGAGACCGCCCGCGGCGGCCTCGCGGTAAACGTCATCGAGTGCTGACGCCACCCCGCACCCCGGCCCGCCGGGGCGCCGGCGTCATGGCCCCGGACCGCGGGAGCGCCCCCGTGGGCGGCGTCAGCGGTACGTGAGCACCGCCCATACGCCGGTCGCGGCGACCGCGAGGGCGTAGAGGGCGACGGCGGCGCGGAGGATGCGCGTCTTCGCCGGGGCGGCCAGCCGGGTGCGGGACAGCAGCCGGGCGAGGGCGGGGAGGACGAGGACGGCGTGGAGGCTGACGCCGTGCAGGGGCTTGAGGGGGGCCGTGGAGGCGTAGGCGGCGCTCTGGTGGCCGGTGCGGGTGAGGTAGACGCCGCGGCCGATCATGGCGGCGCCGGAGAGCAGGGCGACGAGCAGGATCGCGAAACCGGAGCGCAGGGCGAGGGGCATGCCGGCGGGGCCGGTGGGGCGGTGCCGGAAGGACGCGACGGCGAAGGCCGACAGGACGGCGACGAGCACGGCGCCGCCGGCCGCGAGCGTCATGGAGACGGCGGTGTCGAAGCCGGACTCCATGTCGAGGTGCGAGGGTACGTGCCGCCACGCCTGCACGGTGATGCCGCCGACCTCGACCACGCAGTCGGCGGCGAACACGGCGAGCAGGACGGTGCGCGGGCGCGCGCCGACGTCCAGGTACGAGGTGACCCAGACGACCGCGAGGAGGGTCAGGCCGAAGGAGAGCCCGAAGGTCACGGGCTTGCGCCAGGACACCGGCCCGTCCCACGGGCCGCCGTCCACCGCGAGGACGCCGAGGTGGAACAGGCCCGACAGGATCAGCAGGGCTCCGGTCGCGTGGCACAGGCGGTCGGCCGTGCGAGGGCCGTCCTGCGTCCGTCCCGGCGCGGTGGGGGTGGTGGTCGTCGCCATGACCCCAGCCTGCCGGGGACGGTGCGGCAGGTCGTCGTCCCGGGGAAGGCGGGCCGGGTACGACCCGGGGAGCAGCCGTCCGCGCTCAGCGGGTGGCCGCGTGCACGATCCCCGAGGTGGACGCGATGCGGTCGAGCAGGAACATGGTGCCCACGCTCGCCGCGATCCAGCAGCAGAGGATGACGATCCCGCGGGTCAGGCCGTCGTGGTGGAAGTAGGCGAGTCCGTCCATGGCACGGACGCCCACACCGGCCGGCATGACGGAGGCCAGTGGCTCCAGCCAGCCCGGCAGGAACGACGGCGGGAGGACGCCGCCACTGGTGGCGTTGCCGATGATGAGCATGAAGATGGAGCCCAGGAGCACCCCGGCCGGGCCGAAGACGCGGATGAGCGCGACGGTGGCGGCGGCGACCGCGCCGGCCATGAGCGTGACGACGCCGAAGATCCCGAGGAAGGAACCGGGGATCGCGCCGAAGGCCGTACAGGCGATCAGGGTGGTGGCCAGGCCGCCGAGGACGGCGAAGAGACCGATGCTCAGGACGCGCTGGTTGAAGGAGAGCCGTGGCGCGACCTGGTAGGTCAGCTGGCCGAACAGGAACCCTGCCAGGATCAGCCCGAAGGAGGCGTAGAAGACCGACAGCCCTCTGCTGTCACCGGACGACAGCGGCAGGATGTCGACCACGGGGATCTTGTGGCCCTCACCGTGCGGAACGGATGCCAGGGGGGTGAGCAGGGCGGACACCGCGGGGCCGTTCGCGCCGGCGTAGACGACCTTTTGCTCGCCGTCCTCGGACAGGTAGGCCGCGTAGGCCTGCCGGTGCTCCACGGCGTGCCGGGCCGACGCCGCGTCGGGGTACCGGTCGACCTGGAAGGCCTCGGGCGCGATGCGCTGGAGGCGGACGTCGAACAGGGCCGCCGTGTGGTCCGAGGCGACGACGGCCACCGGCAGCCGGTGCGCCGTGGGCGTGTGGAAGGCGGCGAGGAAGACGCTCACGAAGGAGAGCCCGACGACGAGCACCGTGATCACCGGGGTGATCACGGCCTTCGGACCGGTCAGTCCCGCCCGGGCGGGCGGTGCGTCGGTCTGCGGTCCCGGGACGTGCCGGTGCCGGTGGCGTGATGGAGGCTGATCCGCCGGCGGTTGAGCGTCGGTGATGAGCACGCTGTCGGCCACGGAGAAGCTCCTCCCGAACATGTAAGCTGACTTATATAAGTTAACAGACAAAAGGAAGGCGCCCGGCATGCCCCTGCGCGACCCCGGCGAGCACATCGGCTATCTGATCTGGCAGCTCTCGCAGGCGTACGCGATCCGCATCGAGCAGGCACTGCGTCCACTGCGACTGACCCAGGCGCAGTTCAGCGCCCTGATGCGCCTGAGCGTGAACGGGGCCATGTCGAGCGCCGAACTGGCGCGCCGGTGCGGGGTCACACCGCAGTCCATGGGCACCGCCGTACAGGGGCTGGCCGAGCGCGGACTGGTGGAGCGGCGGGCACATCCGACGCACGGACGGATCATCGAGATCAGCGTCACCCCCGAGGGCGAGGAGCTCGCGGTCCACGCCGAGCGGGCCATCGCCCCCGCGGAGGAGGAGGCCCTCTCCCCCTTCGCCCCGCACGAGCGCGAGCGGGTCCGGGCCGACCTGCAGCGGATGCTGGCGACCCTCAACCCGCACGCGCTGTCCGAGGGTGATTGAACGCTCACGTCGACTCCAGCGCCCGCGCCGCAGGCCGCCTGACCATCGGCTGCCTTCGGCGGAGCCCGAAACCCCTTCCGGGAAGCGGGAGTCGGGGGCGGTCCGCCTCCGGCTCCCGGGACGGTCAGGGCTTCGCCGACACGTAGGCCGTGCCGCCGGCGGTCTCCACGAGGACGGCGGCGACGTCCTCCGGGGCCACCGCCGCCGAGCCGTCCAGGATGACGCCGTGGCCCTCCCCGGTCGGCGACACCACCCAGCTGCCGGCGATCTGCCGGGAGCCGTCCCGCGCCACCACGACCAGCAGGCAGTGCTCCCCCGCCGGGATGCCGCCGACCCGGGCGTGGAGCCGCACCCAGGCGGTGGCCGGGGTGAGCCGCACGGTCAACCGGGCCCCGGTGGACGGATCGGTGGCCGAGGCGGTGCGGACGGGCCCCGGCGGCGGGGCCGCGGCCGGCGGCCGGACCGCCTGCCCGGCCCGGTGCTCCCCGATGAGCACACCGCCCTGGAGGAGGGCGGCCGCCACCACCGCCGCCGCGACCCCGGCGGCCGCCCACCGGCGGCGCCGCGCGCCGGCGCGTTCGGCGCGCACCTGACGCAACGTCCGCTGCAGCAACAGCTCCCCGCCCTCGGGCGGACCGTCCAGGAAGGCCTCCGGCGGTACGTCGCCCAAGGCCTGTGCCAGGGAGCGCAGTTCCCCGAGTTCGGCGGCGCAGGGCCGGCAGGACACGACGTGCTCGTCCACGGCGCGGGCCTCCTCCTCGTTCAGCGCACCCAGGACACGGGCGGTGAGCGCCTCCCCGTCGTGCCGCTCCCGCGCGCTCATGCCGCGACCTCCCCCATCTCGACGGGCCCCTGCCGGCAGAAGTCGCGCAGCGCCTTGAGGGCGTAGTGCGACCGGGACTTCACCGTGCCCGGGGGGATGCCCAGGGACCTGGCCGCCTCGGCGACGCTCTGCCCACGGAAGTAGAGCGCGTACAGCACGTCGCGGTGGTCGGCGGAGAGCCGTTCCAGGGCCTCCATGACGACTACGGCGTCCACCACCGCCTCCGCGTGGTCGCGCTCCACCGGCCCGGTGGCCGTCGACTCGGCCACCTCGGTGGGACGGGCGGCCCTGGCCCGGTGCCGGTCGGTGATGATGTTGCGCGCCACGGTGAGCAGCCATCCCCGCACCGAGCCCTTGCCGTTGAGCAGCGCGTCGGGACGGCGCCAGGCGCGGATCAGGGTCTCCTGGACGACGTCCTCGGCCGCGGCGCGGTCGCCGGTGAGGCGGGTCGCGTACGCGAGCAGGGCCCTGCCGTGTTCCTCGTAGAGCGCCCTGACGAGCGCCTCGTCACTCGTGCCCCGGCTCTGCCGGGTACGGGGCCGCATTGCCGCCATCCGCTCACTCCGTCCGCCCACCGACCGTGCCGCGGTGCCTCGAGGCAGACACGGCCCCCGCCCGGGGCGGGTTCAGGTGAGCCGCCTCACACCGCGCGGCCCGGCGTTGAACCGCCGGGCGGCGCGGGCCGTGTCTGGTCACACGCCCCCGCGTGCCCGGCCGGTCCACAGGAGGAGAGGAACGATGCGGTACAGCCCCGCGATGAGGACGGTCC includes:
- the gcvT gene encoding glycine cleavage system aminomethyltransferase GcvT — its product is MSEPRRTALDALHRALGATMTDFAGWDMPLRYASERDEHTAVRTRAGLFDLSHMGEITVTGPAAGEALDHALVGHISALAVGRARYTMICAPDGGILDDLIVYRLGDQEYMVVANASNAQVVLDAVTERAAGFDAAVRDDRDAYALIAVQGPESPGILKSVTDADLDGLKYYAGLPGTVAGVSALIARTGYTGEDGFELFVAPADAEKLWQALTEAGADAGLVPCGLSCRDTLRLEAGMPLYGHELTTALTPFDAGLGRVVKFDKPGDFVGRQALTAAAAKAEAAPPRKLVGLVAQGRRVPRAGYPVVAGGEVVGEVTSGAPSPTLGKPIAMAYVDAAHAAPGASGVGVDIRGTHEPYEVVALPFYKRQR
- the gcvH gene encoding glycine cleavage system protein GcvH, with amino-acid sequence MSNPQQLRYSKEHEWVSAADADGVSSVGITEHAANALGDVVYVQLPAVGDTVAAGETCGELESTKSVSDLYAPVSGEVTEVNEDVVNDPSLVNSAAFEGGWLFKVKISEEPADLLSADEYSAFTGN
- a CDS encoding serine hydroxymethyltransferase; amino-acid sequence: MSLLNSSLHELDPDVAAAVDAELHRQQSTLEMIASENFAPVAVLQAQGSVLTNKYAEGYPGRRYYGGCEHVDVVEQLAIDRIKALFGAEHANVQPHSGAQANAAAMFALLNPGDTILGLNLAHGGHLTHGMKINFSGKLYDVVAYHVDAETGQVDMAEVERLAKESRPKLIIAGWSAYPRQLDFAAFRRIADEVGAYLMVDMAHFAGLVAAGLHPSPVPYADVVTTTTHKTLGGPRGGVILSKAELAKKINSAVFPGQQGGPLEHVIAAKAVAFKIAATEEFKDRQVRTLEGAKILAERLTQPDVTGAGVSVLSGGTDVHLVLVDLRHSELDGQQAEDRLHEIGITVNRNAVPDDPRPPMVTSGLRIGTPALATRGFGAEDFREVADVIAEALKPGFDAGTAKALGARVTALAEKHPLYPGLK
- a CDS encoding L-serine ammonia-lyase — encoded protein: MAISVFDLFSIGIGPSSSHTVGPMRAARMFAQRLKNDDLLAGVASVRAELFGSLGATGHGHGTPKAVLLGLEGHSPRTVDVETADERVEHIRSSGRISLLGVHEIPFSAADDLILHRRRSLPYHANGMTLFAYDEAGAPVLEKTYYSVGGGFVVDEDAVGEDRIKLDDTVLKYPFRTGDELLRLTRETGLSISGLMLENEKAWRTEAEIRAGLLEIWQVMQDCVKAGMTREGILPGGLKVRRRASATARQLRAEGNTVAHAMEWVTLYAMAVNEENAAGGRVVTAPTNGAAGIIPAVLHYYVNFVAGQSTEAEKEDGVVRFLLAAGAIGMLFKENASISGAEVGCQGEVGSACSMAAGGLAEVLGGGPEKVENAAEIGMEHNLGLTCDPVGGLVQIPCIERNGMAAVKAVTAARMAMRGDGRHHVSLDKVIKTMKETGADMKVKYKETARGGLAVNVIEC
- a CDS encoding ABC transporter permease — encoded protein: MADSVLITDAQPPADQPPSRHRHRHVPGPQTDAPPARAGLTGPKAVITPVITVLVVGLSFVSVFLAAFHTPTAHRLPVAVVASDHTAALFDVRLQRIAPEAFQVDRYPDAASARHAVEHRQAYAAYLSEDGEQKVVYAGANGPAVSALLTPLASVPHGEGHKIPVVDILPLSSGDSRGLSVFYASFGLILAGFLFGQLTYQVAPRLSFNQRVLSIGLFAVLGGLATTLIACTAFGAIPGSFLGIFGVVTLMAGAVAAATVALIRVFGPAGVLLGSIFMLIIGNATSGGVLPPSFLPGWLEPLASVMPAGVGVRAMDGLAYFHHDGLTRGIVILCCWIAASVGTMFLLDRIASTSGIVHAATR
- a CDS encoding MarR family transcriptional regulator, which produces MPLRDPGEHIGYLIWQLSQAYAIRIEQALRPLRLTQAQFSALMRLSVNGAMSSAELARRCGVTPQSMGTAVQGLAERGLVERRAHPTHGRIIEISVTPEGEELAVHAERAIAPAEEEALSPFAPHERERVRADLQRMLATLNPHALSEGD
- a CDS encoding zf-HC2 domain-containing protein, producing the protein MSARERHDGEALTARVLGALNEEEARAVDEHVVSCRPCAAELGELRSLAQALGDVPPEAFLDGPPEGGELLLQRTLRQVRAERAGARRRRWAAAGVAAAVVAAALLQGGVLIGEHRAGQAVRPPAAAPPPGPVRTASATDPSTGARLTVRLTPATAWVRLHARVGGIPAGEHCLLVVVARDGSRQIAGSWVVSPTGEGHGVILDGSAAVAPEDVAAVLVETAGGTAYVSAKP
- a CDS encoding sigma-70 family RNA polymerase sigma factor encodes the protein MAAMRPRTRQSRGTSDEALVRALYEEHGRALLAYATRLTGDRAAAEDVVQETLIRAWRRPDALLNGKGSVRGWLLTVARNIITDRHRARAARPTEVAESTATGPVERDHAEAVVDAVVVMEALERLSADHRDVLYALYFRGQSVAEAARSLGIPPGTVKSRSHYALKALRDFCRQGPVEMGEVAA